The genomic interval GGGCACCTCTAAAAACTCTAATCCTCGGAGAGACCGTTCCGACGTAGCCCATTTGAGCCCGTATACTCGACCTGCCGTCGTGTAGTACGAATGGGGCGACAGGACGTCGCCCCAAGCCGAGGGGGCACAGGACGTGCCCTCCGAGGCGGTTTGCACGAAACAGGCAGGTCGAGTATACGATTGGGCGAAACAGGGCGCAGGCGGGACGGTCTCTCCGAGGGGACTCAAAGGTGAGTTTTTAGATGTGCCCTAAAAAAACTGGGAGAAGAAAGCGGAAGTCGTCGAGGTTCAACCTCGACGACTTCCGCTTTCTTCTACCTTCATAGGTAAGCCCCTGCTACGATACATCCTTTATCGGGATCTCTAAAGAAAGAAACATACCTGATCTCTTTATCTATTAATTTCAAGGAACCTCTTATTTTTATCTCTACCCCTGGGTAGACTTTGTTGCGAACGGCCACTACTGGAACGATGTCCTCCGAATCGGCGATCTGGTTTCTTATGGCCATCTGTCTGTCTTTCCAGATCCTGAGAAAAGAGGTTAATTCCTCTTTTCTCCTTTGGATTAGCCTCAATCTCGCAGCCACTTCCTCAGGTATTTTTTTGCTCCCTTTGTAGATAGGCAGAGTCGATTGAAGAAGGCTATAAATTCTGTCCACCGCTTCCTGAGTGTGAGAAATTTTCTCCTCCAATAAAGATAACTCCCGTTTAAGGTGATAACTCGTTCCAACCTCCAACACCGTACCAGTGCCCATAACCGCCCCTGCACTGGACAGATCTATCTTTTTAAGTGCTATTAAATGTCCACCGATAACGCCTTTTTTACCTTCGACAAAAACCTGACCGCCGGATATAACCGAGCTATGTAGGACATAGGCTCCAACGCTAAGATCTCTGCCGACTATGACCTCCCCACCCTGTATAAACCTAACGGAAAGATCTCCTCCCACATCGACGTAAGATTTATTCCCTATCACAGCGCTAATTTGACCGTCTCCAGCTGCGGTTACAGTGCCGGATTCCACAGCTCCCTTGATCTCTATGTCTCCGTCGCACCTCACGGAGAAACCCTCTCTTACCGTCCCTTTTACTATTACCGTGCCGGAGAAATCGACATTTCCTGTGGACATATCGACATCACCGGGGACTACGTAAACTTCTCTAATCGATAGCTCATGACCTTTTAAAACTGGCTGTCCCTGAATTGTCGCTTTAAAAACCCTGCCGTCAAAGCTCTCCACTCCTTTTCCCGGTATGAGATTTATCTTTCTAGGCTTAGAGACAGGGATAGCCCTTCCGTAAACGTCCCGTCCTGGCTCTCCTTCAGCAGGGGGATCGAGATAAGCGAGCTCCTCTCCTGGGACAACCGACAGAATCGCCCCTCGATCTTTATAGTCCACGTTGCCCGATACGTCTTTTACAAAAGCCCTTTTTTTATCGGTAGGAAATAAAAAACGAATTGATCCTTCATGAGAGGGCTTAGGAGGTATCCCTTGAGCTGCGACGACCCTGTGAACCGAGATTTGCTCCCTATTGCAGGTATTCACGGCGGAGATTATATTTTCCTCCAGAATATTCTCTATGCCTTCATCCCTCAGGGATCTCATTATATCTATCGATTCAACCGGGTTGCCTCCCTCGGAGGGAGGATGGATATCGAGGAAAACGGTCAGTCTATCGGAGCTAACCCTCCTGACGAAACATCCATCCTCTACCTCTCCGCCTACATCGGCAGAAGTCGATTCCACCAATCCCTCGACTTCCTTGAGGATTTTATCGAGAGTCGATTCTGCCATAGCAATCCCTAGCTCTATACGGCTTTCATCTATCGGCTTCTTTCCACTGTTATCAAAGCTCATCAGAACCAGCCTCCTGATGGGGGAAGAAGATCAAGACTCCAAGAACCTCCCCTTCGTCGTTTAACGCAGGTCGCACCTCCCCATCTCCCTCCGGTAAAGCGATGGACTCAGCCACACCTGACCCTATCACCCTAGCGCAAGTCTTTCCTAGATCCAGAGCACAGGACAGGGGAAGCATATCAACAGGAAGGGATTTCACCTCTTCGCTGGCCATATCAAGAACTTTCTCCATGGCAACGTTGATAAAATCTACGTCACCTTCTTTGTTGATGAAGAGAAGGGGTTTTTTTATTCCGTTCAGCAAACTGACGTATATCCTTAAGCGATCCTGCCATAGAGCGTTTCCTCGATCGTCGTCTATGAGGTGTGATATTATCTGAACGATAGACTCAAAAAGGTCGACCTCTTCCCTCGAAAAAGGCCCTTCGAAGAGACGGTCTTTTTCCCCCGAATATCCCCATTCTACCGTCCCTAATTTCTCTCCTCCTAACAGGACAGGCCTGGAAAAAGTCCACTCCATTCCGTGAAAACGGGAACTTCTGACCTCGT from Dethiosulfovibrio salsuginis carries:
- a CDS encoding DUF342 domain-containing protein codes for the protein MSFDNSGKKPIDESRIELGIAMAESTLDKILKEVEGLVESTSADVGGEVEDGCFVRRVSSDRLTVFLDIHPPSEGGNPVESIDIMRSLRDEGIENILEENIISAVNTCNREQISVHRVVAAQGIPPKPSHEGSIRFLFPTDKKRAFVKDVSGNVDYKDRGAILSVVPGEELAYLDPPAEGEPGRDVYGRAIPVSKPRKINLIPGKGVESFDGRVFKATIQGQPVLKGHELSIREVYVVPGDVDMSTGNVDFSGTVIVKGTVREGFSVRCDGDIEIKGAVESGTVTAAGDGQISAVIGNKSYVDVGGDLSVRFIQGGEVIVGRDLSVGAYVLHSSVISGGQVFVEGKKGVIGGHLIALKKIDLSSAGAVMGTGTVLEVGTSYHLKRELSLLEEKISHTQEAVDRIYSLLQSTLPIYKGSKKIPEEVAARLRLIQRRKEELTSFLRIWKDRQMAIRNQIADSEDIVPVVAVRNKVYPGVEIKIRGSLKLIDKEIRYVSFFRDPDKGCIVAGAYL